In Halosegnis marinus, one genomic interval encodes:
- a CDS encoding vWA domain-containing protein: protein MTQQNGRNPELLNLSRRRVLAGLGAVGIASAGAGIGTSALFSDEESFTDNLLQAGTLDLKLDYKATYLGGPGRLADIQETYPDAEDLGDGVYLLGQAPTPEQEEQWEDLVQGEGRAFDFCSPEADQFLVNGDDIPVFTLDDVKPGDYGEVTISIHICDNPGYLRMIGELSENLENGQTEPELVAEGEDTDGVGELADAIQVRAWYDEDCDNVYEPTGTGEQQELEVALVSDTSGSITTSELAQLKTAAKDFVDNLSVPDEAAAISFASSASLDQELTTNYQAVKDAIDTYTDSGSTNMSAGISTAETELISGTNATPGASKVIILLSDGSPDSTSAATSAANSAKGAGIRIFTIALGSGANETFLESIATTPADAFVAPDGADLDTIYAAIAQIVLGGEQEIFSGSMFDFFNTFLADGAVLDGNRQEDGVQPYPGATTQCIGFEWELPLETGNEVQSDSVMFDLGFEVEQSRHNENPFNATSA from the coding sequence ATGACACAACAGAACGGACGGAACCCGGAACTGCTCAACCTCAGCCGCCGCCGCGTCCTCGCGGGCCTCGGCGCGGTCGGTATCGCCTCCGCCGGCGCGGGCATCGGCACCTCGGCGCTGTTCTCCGACGAGGAGAGCTTCACCGACAACCTCCTGCAGGCGGGGACGCTCGACCTGAAGCTCGACTACAAGGCCACGTACCTCGGCGGCCCGGGTCGGCTCGCGGACATACAGGAGACGTACCCGGACGCGGAGGACCTCGGCGACGGCGTCTACCTGCTCGGACAGGCACCGACGCCCGAGCAGGAAGAACAGTGGGAGGACCTCGTGCAGGGCGAGGGCCGCGCCTTCGACTTCTGTAGCCCCGAGGCGGACCAGTTCCTCGTCAACGGCGACGACATCCCCGTGTTCACACTGGACGACGTGAAGCCGGGCGACTACGGCGAGGTCACCATCAGCATCCACATCTGTGACAACCCCGGCTACCTCCGGATGATCGGGGAACTCTCCGAGAACCTCGAGAACGGCCAGACGGAGCCCGAGCTCGTCGCGGAGGGCGAGGACACCGACGGCGTCGGCGAACTCGCGGACGCGATCCAGGTGCGCGCGTGGTACGACGAGGACTGCGACAACGTCTACGAGCCCACCGGCACGGGCGAACAGCAGGAACTGGAGGTCGCGCTCGTCTCCGACACGTCCGGGTCCATCACGACCAGCGAACTCGCACAGCTCAAGACGGCGGCCAAGGACTTCGTCGACAACCTCTCGGTTCCGGACGAGGCGGCGGCGATATCGTTCGCGTCGAGCGCGTCGCTGGACCAGGAGCTGACGACGAACTACCAGGCGGTCAAGGACGCCATCGACACCTACACGGACTCGGGTTCGACGAACATGTCCGCCGGCATCTCCACCGCGGAGACCGAACTGATCAGCGGCACGAACGCCACCCCCGGCGCGTCGAAGGTCATCATCCTGCTCTCCGACGGGTCGCCCGACAGCACGAGCGCCGCGACCTCGGCCGCGAACTCGGCGAAGGGAGCGGGCATCCGCATCTTCACCATCGCGCTCGGCTCCGGCGCGAACGAGACGTTCCTCGAGAGCATCGCCACGACGCCCGCCGACGCGTTCGTCGCTCCCGACGGCGCGGACCTCGACACCATCTACGCGGCGATCGCCCAGATCGTCCTCGGCGGCGAACAGGAGATCTTCTCCGGCTCGATGTTCGACTTCTTCAACACGTTCCTCGCCGACGGCGCGGTCCTCGACGGCAACCGCCAGGAGGACGGCGTCCAGCCGTACCCCGGCGCGACGACCCAGTGTATCGGCTTCGAGTGGGAACTGCCCCTGGAGACGGGCAACGAGGTGCAGTCCGACTCCGTGATGTTCGACCTCGGCTTCGAGGTCGAGCAGTCGCGCCACAACGAGAACCCGTTCAACGCGACCAGCGCGTAG
- a CDS encoding Rieske (2Fe-2S) protein yields MERITSADEVPEQGSYLFTVTEADGSEEEVILVRLSDGIGAWKNFCQHEIDQRLDRGVGNGAAIRDGEILCPKHGSSFDAETGYCDNGKAAGSTLAAVDIAVNRGDVFLTDDDLTFAHEGGIDDGDMPGSTSHLSF; encoded by the coding sequence ATGGAGCGTATCACGAGCGCCGACGAGGTCCCCGAGCAGGGGTCGTACCTGTTCACCGTCACGGAGGCGGACGGGAGCGAGGAGGAGGTCATCCTCGTCCGGCTCTCGGACGGCATCGGCGCGTGGAAGAACTTCTGCCAGCACGAGATAGACCAGCGGCTCGACCGCGGCGTCGGGAACGGCGCGGCGATACGCGACGGCGAGATACTCTGCCCGAAACACGGGTCGAGCTTCGACGCCGAGACGGGCTACTGCGACAACGGGAAGGCCGCCGGCTCGACGCTCGCGGCGGTCGATATCGCCGTCAACCGCGGCGACGTGTTCCTCACCGACGACGACCTGACGTTCGCCCACGAGGGCGGCATCGACGACGGCGACATGCCCGGCTCCACCTCGCACCTCTCCTTCTGA
- a CDS encoding alcohol dehydrogenase catalytic domain-containing protein: MRAAVLREYGEPLDVTDLPDPEPGDAGAVVAVEACGICRSDWHAWQGHGEWADDRAPLDHVIGHEPAGRVVAVGPEVERFDEGDRVVVPFNLGCGACPNCHDGHGNTCTDGLALGFERAAPGAFAERVAVPEADYNLQRLPGGVSFRDVAAVGCRYMTAFHALAHRAEVGGGEFVAVHGCGGVGLSTVQIARALGARPVAVDVDDGALARAADAGAEATVDASATDPVGEIEALTDGGAAVSVDALGRAETARNSVRCLRERGTHVQVGLTTDAEKGEVSLPTDWMTRWEVDWLGSRGMPPTRFPELLSMVDSGTLDPGALVGREVGLDEVSDRLAAMTTYDTDGVEVLRP; this comes from the coding sequence ATGCGCGCCGCCGTCCTCCGCGAGTACGGGGAGCCGCTCGACGTGACCGACCTGCCCGACCCCGAGCCGGGCGACGCGGGCGCGGTCGTCGCCGTCGAGGCCTGCGGCATCTGTCGCTCCGACTGGCACGCGTGGCAGGGCCACGGCGAGTGGGCCGACGACCGGGCGCCGCTGGACCACGTCATCGGCCACGAGCCGGCTGGCCGCGTCGTCGCCGTCGGCCCGGAGGTCGAGCGGTTCGACGAGGGCGACCGCGTCGTCGTTCCGTTCAACCTCGGCTGTGGCGCGTGTCCGAACTGCCACGACGGGCACGGCAACACCTGCACCGACGGGCTGGCGCTCGGCTTCGAGCGGGCCGCCCCCGGCGCGTTCGCCGAGCGGGTCGCCGTCCCCGAGGCCGACTACAACCTCCAGCGGCTCCCCGGGGGCGTCTCGTTCCGGGACGTGGCCGCCGTCGGCTGTCGCTACATGACCGCCTTCCACGCGCTCGCCCACCGCGCCGAGGTCGGCGGCGGCGAGTTCGTCGCGGTCCACGGCTGCGGCGGCGTCGGCCTCTCGACGGTCCAGATAGCCCGGGCGCTCGGGGCGCGGCCGGTCGCCGTCGACGTGGACGACGGCGCGCTCGCGCGGGCCGCCGACGCCGGGGCCGAGGCGACCGTCGACGCCTCGGCGACGGACCCGGTCGGGGAGATAGAGGCGCTCACCGACGGCGGCGCGGCCGTGTCGGTGGACGCGCTCGGCCGCGCCGAAACCGCGCGCAACTCCGTGCGGTGTCTCCGCGAGCGCGGCACACACGTACAGGTGGGGCTCACCACCGACGCCGAGAAGGGGGAGGTGTCGCTCCCGACCGACTGGATGACGCGGTGGGAGGTCGACTGGCTCGGCTCGCGGGGGATGCCGCCGACGCGGTTCCCGGAACTGCTCTCGATGGTGGACTCGGGCACGCTCGACCCCGGCGCGCTCGTCGGGCGCGAGGTCGGCCTCGACGAGGTCTCGGACCGGCTCGCCGCGATGACGACGTACGACACGGACGGCGTCGAGGTTCTGCGTCCCTGA
- a CDS encoding CBS domain-containing protein, whose product MFGTQERVTVSELMTESPETVPAGAPVADVVEWLDERGYTAAPVERDEPPFLFVEREALADLPGEDDTAVYKHAERIELGHLLSPDLGFGGIVRRLEAEPFYFVGWHGEVVGVLTRSDLNHPAAHAFLYTRVGELEMRLRDLLDAESDWAGTLATIPSGDGTETEYDAVLAEYEELGDADLQLREIDYTTFWHLQKAVAADDGALAHLPWDDGDDAFGALDRMRELRNHVAHYGNVVHNMDASYLDSGRNIHDLAETYDELEATLDALREWQSEPDRPAGA is encoded by the coding sequence ATGTTCGGTACGCAGGAGCGGGTCACGGTGTCCGAACTGATGACCGAGTCGCCCGAGACCGTCCCCGCCGGCGCGCCCGTCGCCGACGTGGTCGAGTGGCTCGACGAACGGGGGTACACCGCGGCCCCCGTCGAGCGCGACGAGCCGCCGTTCCTGTTCGTTGAGCGGGAGGCGCTCGCCGACCTCCCGGGCGAGGACGACACGGCCGTCTACAAACACGCCGAGCGCATCGAACTCGGCCACCTGTTGTCGCCCGACCTCGGCTTCGGCGGAATCGTCCGCCGGCTGGAGGCCGAGCCGTTCTACTTCGTCGGCTGGCACGGCGAGGTGGTCGGCGTCCTCACCCGCTCGGACCTGAACCACCCCGCGGCCCACGCCTTCCTCTACACCCGGGTCGGGGAGCTGGAGATGCGGCTTCGCGACCTGCTCGACGCCGAGAGCGACTGGGCCGGGACGCTCGCCACCATCCCCTCCGGGGACGGCACGGAGACGGAGTACGACGCCGTCCTCGCGGAGTACGAGGAGCTCGGGGACGCCGACCTCCAGCTGCGCGAGATAGACTACACGACCTTCTGGCACCTCCAGAAGGCCGTCGCCGCGGACGACGGCGCGCTCGCCCACCTCCCGTGGGACGACGGCGACGACGCCTTCGGGGCGCTCGACCGGATGCGCGAGCTCCGCAACCACGTCGCCCACTACGGCAACGTCGTCCACAACATGGACGCCTCCTACCTCGACTCCGGACGCAACATCCACGACCTCGCCGAGACGTACGACGAACTGGAGGCGACGCTCGACGCGCTCCGCGAGTGGCAGTCGGAACCCGACCGCCCGGCCGGCGCGTGA
- a CDS encoding S9 family peptidase, with the protein MSLHDVDNVLEELAGLPSFHHPTVSPDGSTVAVYYDGSGRNELHFIDTETGESEQVTDGEVPRNARWYLKWGTDEEVFFHMDEGGNEQNDIHVADRDGNVEPVVEQEGQNSLQAVSDDGRVLYFGSSRDGQMNIYRHDRDAGETTKLTEYERAAGGATLSPDGDRVAFSTNESDDYDNQDVYVMDADGSNPRNLEIGEDGAEASPSDFSPDGSKLLVSDNTEDLGRPGVYDFETGETTWYGADDAEESPVCFLDDGERFLAHRTRDAAVVPVVYDLSGGSRELDLPEGVAAFSGTGKTQIDDDRLLVTNTTPSTRSSLLAYDLADDSTETLLAADYGPFSPDDFADAEYFTFDSDGVPETRQAAVEHEPYEELEIGGLLYDSGERPSPLIVNPHGGPRAADYRNFDLYTQFLVSRGFSVLKVNYRGSTGRGREFVETLYDDWGGAEQGDVATGAEHVLAEHDYLDADRVVVFGGSYGGYSAYWQTVQYPDLYAAGIAWIGLTDLEEMFETTMPHFRTELMEKNLGTPEENPDLYRERSPIEYAENLACPLLMVHGVNDRRVPVSQARMYDEKLQELGYEKGEDGDYEYVELGEEGHASSDIDQKIRLFRVLDDFLARRVGTTVGAPADD; encoded by the coding sequence ATGTCCCTACACGACGTCGACAACGTACTGGAGGAGCTCGCCGGCCTGCCGAGCTTCCACCACCCGACGGTGTCGCCCGACGGCTCCACCGTCGCCGTCTACTACGACGGCTCCGGCCGCAACGAACTCCACTTCATCGACACGGAGACGGGCGAGTCCGAGCAGGTGACCGACGGCGAGGTCCCCCGCAACGCCCGCTGGTACCTCAAGTGGGGCACCGACGAGGAGGTGTTCTTCCACATGGACGAGGGCGGCAACGAGCAGAACGACATCCACGTCGCCGACCGCGACGGGAACGTCGAGCCCGTGGTCGAACAGGAGGGGCAGAACTCCCTGCAGGCCGTGAGCGACGACGGCCGCGTCCTCTACTTCGGCTCGTCGCGCGACGGCCAGATGAACATCTACCGGCACGACCGCGACGCCGGCGAGACGACGAAGCTCACGGAGTACGAGCGCGCCGCCGGCGGCGCGACGCTCTCGCCCGACGGCGACCGGGTCGCCTTCTCCACCAACGAGTCGGACGACTACGACAACCAGGACGTGTACGTGATGGACGCCGACGGGTCGAACCCGCGGAACCTCGAGATCGGGGAGGACGGGGCCGAGGCCTCGCCCTCGGACTTCTCGCCCGACGGCTCGAAGCTCCTCGTCTCGGACAACACCGAGGACCTCGGCCGCCCCGGCGTCTACGACTTCGAGACCGGCGAGACGACGTGGTACGGCGCCGACGACGCCGAGGAGTCGCCCGTCTGCTTCCTCGACGACGGCGAGCGCTTCCTCGCCCACCGGACCCGCGACGCCGCGGTCGTCCCCGTCGTCTACGACCTCTCGGGCGGGTCGCGCGAACTCGACCTCCCCGAGGGCGTCGCGGCCTTCTCCGGCACGGGGAAGACGCAGATAGACGACGACCGCCTGCTCGTCACGAACACGACGCCGAGCACGCGCTCCTCGCTGCTCGCGTACGACCTCGCCGACGACTCGACGGAGACCCTGCTCGCGGCCGACTACGGGCCGTTCTCGCCCGACGACTTCGCCGACGCTGAGTACTTCACCTTCGACTCCGACGGCGTCCCGGAGACGCGACAGGCCGCCGTCGAGCACGAGCCGTACGAGGAACTCGAAATCGGCGGCCTGCTGTACGACTCCGGCGAGCGTCCGTCGCCGCTCATCGTCAATCCCCACGGGGGGCCGCGCGCCGCCGACTACCGGAACTTCGACCTCTACACGCAGTTCCTCGTCTCGCGCGGCTTCTCGGTGCTGAAGGTGAACTACCGCGGCTCCACGGGCCGCGGCCGCGAGTTCGTCGAGACGCTGTACGACGACTGGGGCGGCGCAGAACAGGGCGACGTCGCGACCGGTGCCGAACACGTCCTCGCCGAGCACGACTACCTCGACGCCGACCGCGTCGTCGTCTTCGGCGGCTCCTACGGCGGCTACTCCGCGTACTGGCAGACGGTGCAGTACCCGGACCTCTACGCCGCCGGCATCGCGTGGATCGGCCTCACCGACCTGGAGGAGATGTTCGAGACCACGATGCCGCACTTCCGCACGGAGCTGATGGAGAAGAACCTCGGGACGCCCGAGGAGAACCCCGACCTCTACCGCGAGCGCTCGCCCATCGAGTACGCGGAGAACCTCGCGTGTCCCCTGCTGATGGTCCACGGCGTCAACGACCGCCGCGTCCCCGTCTCGCAGGCCCGGATGTACGACGAGAAGCTGCAGGAACTCGGCTACGAGAAGGGCGAGGACGGCGACTACGAGTACGTCGAACTCGGCGAGGAGGGCCACGCCTCCTCGGACATCGACCAGAAGATACGGCTGTTCCGCGTGCTGGACGACTTCCTCGCCCGGCGCGTCGGGACGACGGTCGGCGCGCCGGCCGACGACTAG
- a CDS encoding GAF domain-containing sensor histidine kinase has translation MVPGGTEALTVAVADADAERRDRTARRLAAADDGIGTGDDPPDCVVAEPDALDRADAPDGVPVLLFTDADPGDFAARAFRADVADYVPRTDGYDALAERVRAAVAAADDDGGRIRALAAFTSDLHGCETAAEALDLAADAARDVLAFDRCTLAVERDGYLEVAEERGGDHGAHMRMPADEGIAGETYGAGEPLLFDSLREHPATDADEPGAIVSVPVGDHGVFQAVADERAGFDERDLEVARLLCDHLAEALTRIGRERDLAEQEAFTRRVVDALPDPLYILDSELRFETFNDALVTATGYDPDELHERSALDLLPEDERGRIREGLAALPDDGEGFRTEVPVRTADGDTVPFQLNTTRVERDGEPLLVGVARDVSERERRERELERQNERLDEFAGVVSHDLRTPLNVAAGRLRLAAETGDHEHLDAVGAALDRMESLIEDALTLARDGRAVETPEPVEFGEIARAAWRDVAGDDAEAAFENVDTVVSADAPRLRRALENVMRNAVEHGSAGTPSVRVGVERGDGTATLFVADDGPGVPEREREKAVRSGYTTAEDGTGLGLGIVRRIADAHGWALALAESDAGGLRVELRDVTLPDAEPVAADPFRR, from the coding sequence ATGGTACCCGGGGGCACGGAGGCGCTGACGGTCGCCGTCGCGGACGCCGACGCGGAGCGGCGCGACCGAACGGCCCGGCGGCTCGCGGCGGCCGACGACGGCATCGGGACCGGCGACGACCCGCCCGACTGCGTCGTCGCCGAGCCGGACGCGCTCGACCGCGCGGACGCGCCCGACGGCGTCCCCGTTCTGCTCTTCACCGACGCCGACCCCGGCGACTTCGCGGCGCGGGCGTTCCGCGCCGACGTCGCCGACTACGTCCCCCGGACGGACGGCTACGACGCGCTCGCCGAGCGGGTCCGGGCGGCCGTCGCGGCGGCCGACGACGACGGCGGCCGCATCCGGGCGCTCGCGGCGTTCACGAGCGACCTCCACGGCTGCGAGACGGCCGCGGAGGCGCTCGACCTCGCGGCCGACGCGGCCCGGGACGTGCTCGCGTTCGACCGCTGTACGCTCGCCGTCGAGCGCGACGGCTACCTCGAAGTCGCGGAGGAACGCGGCGGCGACCACGGCGCACACATGCGGATGCCCGCGGACGAGGGTATCGCCGGCGAGACGTACGGCGCCGGCGAGCCGTTGCTGTTCGACAGCCTCCGGGAGCACCCCGCCACCGACGCCGACGAACCGGGGGCGATAGTGAGCGTCCCCGTCGGGGACCACGGCGTGTTCCAGGCCGTCGCCGACGAGCGCGCCGGCTTCGACGAGCGCGACCTCGAGGTCGCGCGCCTGCTCTGTGACCACCTCGCGGAGGCGCTGACGCGCATCGGCCGCGAGCGCGACCTCGCCGAACAGGAGGCGTTCACCCGGCGGGTCGTCGACGCGCTCCCCGACCCGCTGTACATCCTCGATTCGGAGCTCCGGTTCGAGACGTTCAACGACGCGCTCGTGACCGCGACCGGCTACGACCCCGACGAGCTACACGAGCGCTCGGCGCTCGACCTCCTCCCCGAGGACGAGCGCGGGCGGATCCGCGAGGGGTTGGCCGCCCTGCCCGACGACGGGGAAGGCTTCCGGACCGAAGTGCCCGTGCGCACCGCCGACGGCGACACCGTCCCGTTCCAGCTGAACACCACCCGGGTGGAGCGCGACGGGGAGCCCCTGCTCGTGGGCGTCGCCCGCGACGTGAGCGAGCGCGAGCGCCGCGAGCGCGAACTCGAACGCCAGAACGAGCGGCTCGACGAGTTCGCCGGCGTCGTCTCCCACGACCTGCGGACGCCGTTGAACGTCGCCGCGGGGCGGCTCCGGCTCGCGGCCGAAACGGGCGACCACGAGCACCTCGACGCCGTCGGGGCGGCGCTCGACCGGATGGAATCGCTCATCGAGGACGCGCTCACGCTGGCGCGGGACGGCCGCGCCGTCGAGACACCCGAGCCGGTCGAGTTCGGCGAGATAGCCCGCGCCGCGTGGCGCGACGTCGCCGGCGACGACGCCGAGGCCGCCTTCGAGAACGTCGACACCGTCGTCTCCGCCGACGCGCCGCGGCTCCGCCGGGCGCTGGAGAACGTGATGCGGAACGCTGTCGAGCATGGCTCCGCGGGCACACCGTCGGTCCGCGTCGGCGTGGAGCGCGGCGACGGGACGGCGACCCTCTTCGTCGCCGACGACGGGCCGGGCGTCCCCGAGCGGGAACGCGAGAAGGCCGTCCGGTCGGGGTACACGACCGCCGAGGACGGCACCGGGCTCGGGCTGGGCATCGTCCGGCGCATCGCGGACGCCCACGGCTGGGCGCTCGCGCTGGCCGAGAGCGACGCGGGCGGCCTCCGGGTCGAACTCCGGGACGTGACCCTCCCCGACGCGGAGCCGGTCGCGGCCGACCCCTTCCGGCGGTGA
- a CDS encoding helix-turn-helix transcriptional regulator codes for MAHDDAAFLARSPNRVAVLGALAEEPMTRRELRAETGASRVTVGRVTTDLERRDWVRRTGQRYRATAAGRAVVTAFERLLDTTATTRRLAPLFEHLPLDAFDFEVTRLRDAEVVVPTPTAPARHVDRLAELFRGAGEVWMVVHAMAPRAAAASYEAAAAGDHVTHGVVTPNVLDAIRETDEVCEQIRELLAEGAMRLHVRPAVPYQFGLYDETAALSADDDGVPEGIVVSTDAAVTEWTRERYDALRGDATPVAPEDL; via the coding sequence ATGGCACACGACGACGCGGCCTTCCTCGCCCGCTCGCCCAACCGCGTCGCCGTGCTCGGCGCGCTCGCCGAGGAGCCGATGACGCGCCGGGAGCTCCGGGCGGAGACGGGGGCGTCGCGGGTCACCGTCGGCCGGGTGACGACCGACCTCGAACGCCGCGACTGGGTCCGCCGGACGGGACAGCGGTACCGCGCGACTGCGGCCGGTCGCGCCGTCGTCACGGCGTTCGAGCGGCTGCTCGACACGACGGCGACGACCCGCCGGCTGGCGCCGCTGTTCGAACACCTGCCGCTCGACGCGTTCGACTTCGAGGTGACCCGCCTGCGCGACGCGGAGGTGGTCGTCCCGACGCCGACCGCGCCGGCCCGGCACGTCGACCGGCTGGCGGAGCTGTTCCGCGGCGCCGGGGAGGTGTGGATGGTCGTCCACGCGATGGCTCCCCGCGCCGCCGCCGCGAGCTACGAGGCGGCGGCCGCCGGCGACCACGTCACACACGGCGTCGTCACGCCGAACGTCCTCGACGCCATCCGCGAGACCGACGAGGTGTGCGAACAGATCCGGGAGCTGCTCGCGGAGGGCGCGATGCGGCTCCACGTGCGCCCGGCGGTCCCCTACCAGTTCGGCCTCTACGACGAGACGGCGGCGCTGTCGGCCGACGACGACGGCGTGCCGGAGGGTATCGTCGTCTCCACCGACGCCGCCGTCACGGAGTGGACGCGGGAGCGCTACGACGCCCTGCGCGGGGACGCGACCCCAGTGGCGCCCGAGGACCTCTGA